The Alosa alosa isolate M-15738 ecotype Scorff River chromosome 9, AALO_Geno_1.1, whole genome shotgun sequence genome includes a region encoding these proteins:
- the zgc:172121 gene encoding homocysteine S-methyltransferase YbgG → MTEKAAAKFFILDGGLSTELEAAGFKIQGDPLWSARLLHTNPKAVKDAHHRFLSSGSDVITTVTYQASIEGFVQHLHQTPDQAEILLRSGVQLAKEAVNNFISDNFPSDRKQPLVAGSVGPYGAFLHDGSEYSGSYEAGMSVEELKAWHRPQVRALVAAGADLIAMETIPSFKEAEALVELLREFPDTKAWLSFSCKDTQTISNGKKFSEAVEMACRSKQLVAVGLNCCPPALVKPLLESIRLPKSPDVSWIVYPNSGDGWDLDTGWIRSEETQPFVWQAQEWAALGAYWIGGCCGVRPADITKLRGQLLGTLQ, encoded by the exons ATGACTGAAAAAGCTGCAGCAAAGTTCTTCATTTTGGACGGAGGTCTATCGACAGAATTGGAGGCAGCTGGGTTTAAAatacag GGCGATCCGCTGTGGAGTGCTAGACTCTTGCACACAAACCCCAAGGCTGTCAAGGATGCACATCACAG ATTTCTCAGCAGTGGCTCCGATGTCATCACAACAGTTACATACCAAGCCAGTATAGAGGGATTTGTGCAACATCTGCACCAGACACCTGACCAGGCTGAAATACTGCTGAGATCAGGGGTTCAGCTGGCCAAAGAAGCAGTCAATAACTTCATATCTGATAACTTTCCATCAG ACCGTAAGCAGCCTTTAGTGGCAGGCTCTGTGGGTCCCTATGGAGCATTTCTTCATGATGGGTCTGAGTACAGTGGATCATATGAAGCTGGAATGAGTGTTGAG GAGCTAAAAGCCTGGCATCGACCTCAAGTCCGTGCCTTGGTTGCTGCTGGTGCGGATCTTATTGCCATGGAAACTATACCAAGTTTTAAAGAGGCAGAGGCTTTGGTGGAATTGCTGAGAGAGTTTCCAGATACAAAAGCCTGGCTGTCCTTCTCTTGTAAG gATACGCAAACTATTTCAAATGGGAAGAAATTCAGTGAAGCTGTGGAAATGGCCTGTCGATCAAAGCAGCTGGTTGCTGTCGGACTGAACTGCTGTCCTCCTGCACTGGTCAAACCTCTTCTAGAGTCCATCAGGTTGCCCAAGAGTCCTGACGTGAGCTGGATTGTGTATCCCAACAGTGGAGACGGCTGGGATCTTGATACGGG GTGGATAAGATCAGAGGAGACACAACCCTTCGTTTGGCAGGCACAGGAGTGGGCAGCCCTGGGTGCTTATTGGATAG GAGGATGCTGTGGTGTTCGCCCTGCTGATATTACAAAGCTGAGAGGACAACTCCTCGGTACACTGCAATAA